The proteins below come from a single Actinopolymorpha sp. NPDC004070 genomic window:
- a CDS encoding TetR/AcrR family transcriptional regulator, with product MSYRNNSEGRSSRGRPRDEGLERRILAAVMEVLPEVGYAGLTYEEVARRCNASKASLYRRWKTKQDMVIAALRSGPARDGAAETIDTGSLREDLLCLCRRLDRTMRASDSQTAMLLLQAGIEDPDLCEAIEKSAGPTGARLPQEVLQAAVARGELPAGADPFPFEEVVGAALLLRRVNGLPAGEEYLAALVDTVVIPALRATATARVPLPAGIFSGHPFPPAPEAPLPPSTEENR from the coding sequence GTGTCGTATCGAAATAACAGCGAAGGCCGGTCGTCGCGGGGGCGCCCGCGGGACGAGGGCCTGGAGCGGCGGATCCTGGCGGCGGTCATGGAGGTGCTGCCCGAGGTCGGGTACGCCGGCCTGACCTACGAGGAGGTGGCGCGGCGCTGCAACGCCTCCAAGGCGAGCCTGTACCGACGTTGGAAGACCAAGCAGGACATGGTGATCGCGGCGCTGCGGTCCGGCCCGGCCCGGGACGGCGCCGCGGAAACGATCGACACGGGCAGTCTGCGCGAGGACCTGTTGTGCCTGTGCCGCCGGCTCGACCGCACGATGCGGGCCTCGGACAGCCAGACCGCGATGCTGCTCCTGCAGGCCGGCATCGAGGACCCCGACCTGTGCGAGGCGATCGAGAAGTCGGCGGGCCCCACCGGTGCCCGGCTGCCCCAGGAAGTTCTCCAGGCTGCCGTCGCCCGGGGTGAGCTTCCCGCCGGCGCGGATCCCTTCCCGTTCGAGGAAGTCGTCGGCGCCGCGTTGCTGCTTCGCCGGGTCAACGGCCTGCCGGCCGGCGAGGAGTACCTCGCCGCGTTGGTCGACACCGTGGTGATTCCCGCGCTGCGCGCGACCGCGACCGCGCGGGTTCCGCTGCCGGCCGGCATCTTCTCCGGCCACCCGTTCCCTCCCGCTCCCGAAGCGCCCCTTCCGCCCTCCACCGAGGAGAACCGATGA
- a CDS encoding cysteine desulfurase family protein: protein MTAPHIYLDHAATTPMLPEAVAAMTAQLSRLGNASSLHASGRAARRLVEESRESVAAALGARPSEIVFTGGGTEADNLAVKGLFWARRAADPRRRRVLASSVEHHAVLDSVRWLGSFAGAEVELLPVDQDGRIDVAALRASVEAEPESVALLTVMWANNEVGTVQPVAEVVELARRYGIPVHSDAVQAVGQLPVDFAASGLDAMTVTGHKLGGPVGVGALVVRRQVDLVPLLHGGGQERDVRSGTLDVAAIAAFAVAVEAAAAGREQLADRLAGLRAELVDQILTAVPDAELNGDPGIAHPDSGGRLPGNAHFSFPGCEGDSLLLLLDARGIECSTGSACSAGVAEPSHVLLAMGRDEERARGSLRFSLGHTSTHADVEALGAAIGPVVERARTAGLVNVSGGRN, encoded by the coding sequence ATGACGGCACCTCACATCTACCTCGATCATGCCGCGACCACCCCGATGCTTCCGGAAGCTGTGGCCGCGATGACCGCCCAGCTCTCCCGGCTGGGCAACGCATCGTCCCTGCACGCCTCCGGCCGGGCCGCCCGGCGGCTGGTGGAGGAGTCCCGGGAGTCGGTGGCCGCGGCGCTCGGCGCCCGGCCCTCGGAGATCGTCTTCACCGGTGGCGGCACCGAGGCGGACAACCTCGCGGTCAAGGGCCTGTTCTGGGCGCGCCGGGCCGCCGACCCACGCCGGCGGCGGGTGCTGGCCAGCTCCGTCGAGCACCACGCGGTGCTCGACTCGGTGCGCTGGCTGGGTTCGTTCGCCGGGGCCGAGGTGGAGTTGCTGCCGGTCGACCAGGACGGCCGGATCGACGTGGCCGCCCTGCGGGCGAGCGTCGAGGCCGAACCCGAGTCGGTGGCGCTGCTCACCGTGATGTGGGCCAACAACGAGGTCGGCACCGTCCAGCCGGTCGCCGAGGTCGTCGAGCTGGCCAGGCGTTACGGCATACCCGTGCACTCCGACGCCGTGCAGGCGGTCGGCCAGCTGCCCGTCGACTTCGCCGCCTCCGGCCTGGACGCGATGACGGTGACCGGGCACAAGCTCGGCGGCCCGGTCGGCGTGGGAGCGCTGGTGGTCCGGCGCCAGGTCGACCTGGTGCCGCTGCTACACGGTGGGGGACAGGAACGCGACGTCCGCTCCGGCACGCTCGACGTGGCCGCGATCGCCGCGTTCGCCGTCGCCGTCGAGGCCGCCGCGGCCGGCCGGGAGCAGCTCGCCGACCGGCTGGCCGGGCTGCGGGCCGAGCTGGTCGACCAGATCCTCACCGCGGTGCCCGACGCCGAGCTCAACGGCGACCCCGGCATCGCTCACCCCGACTCCGGCGGCCGGCTGCCCGGCAACGCGCACTTCTCCTTCCCCGGTTGCGAGGGCGACTCGCTGTTGCTGCTGCTGGACGCGCGCGGCATCGAGTGCTCCACCGGCTCGGCGTGCTCGGCGGGAGTGGCCGAGCCGAGCCACGTGCTGCTGGCGATGGGCCGCGACGAGGAGCGCGCCCGCGGGTCGCTGCGGTTCAGCCTGGGCCACACCTCCACCCACGCCGACGTCGAAGCGCTCGGCGCGGCCATCGGCCCGGTGGTGGAACGCGCCCGCACCGCGGGTCTGGTCAACGTGAGCGGAGGCAGGAACTGA
- the mnmA gene encoding tRNA 2-thiouridine(34) synthase MnmA — MRVLAAMSGGVDSAVAAARAVDAGHEVTGVHLALSRNPSSYRTGARGCCTLEDARDARRAADVLGIPFYVWDLAERFHADVVTDFVQEYAAGRTPNPCLRCNERIKFAAVLDRALALGFDAVCTGHYAQLVDGPGGRELHRSVDPGKDQSYVLGVLTAEQLAHAYFPLGGSPKSAVRAEAAERGLAVADKPDSHDICFVADGDTAGFLARELGEQPGRVVDEDGTVLAEHDAAYAFTVGQRRGLRLGRPADDGNPRYVLSIEPVSRTVTVGPRDRLSVAHIEGTQPRWCGPAPTGPVECRAQIRAHGETLPARAWVEHDVLRVELAEAATGVAPGQAVVLYAGTRVIGSATISSTVPAPAH; from the coding sequence ATGCGGGTACTCGCGGCGATGTCCGGCGGAGTCGACTCCGCGGTGGCGGCCGCGCGGGCGGTGGACGCCGGCCACGAGGTGACCGGGGTGCACCTCGCGCTGTCGCGCAACCCCTCGTCCTACCGCACCGGTGCGCGCGGCTGCTGCACGCTGGAGGACGCGCGCGACGCCCGCCGTGCTGCCGACGTGCTCGGCATCCCGTTCTACGTCTGGGACCTCGCCGAGCGGTTCCACGCCGACGTGGTGACCGACTTCGTGCAGGAGTACGCCGCCGGCCGCACCCCCAACCCCTGCCTGCGCTGCAACGAGAGGATCAAGTTCGCCGCGGTGCTCGACCGGGCGCTGGCGCTCGGCTTCGACGCGGTCTGCACCGGCCACTACGCCCAGCTCGTGGACGGCCCGGGCGGCCGGGAGCTGCACCGTTCGGTCGACCCCGGCAAGGACCAGTCGTACGTCCTCGGCGTCCTCACCGCCGAGCAGCTGGCGCACGCCTACTTCCCTCTCGGCGGCTCGCCGAAGTCGGCGGTGCGCGCCGAGGCCGCCGAGCGCGGCCTCGCCGTCGCCGACAAGCCCGACAGTCACGACATCTGCTTCGTCGCCGACGGCGACACCGCGGGATTCCTGGCCCGCGAGCTCGGCGAGCAGCCCGGGCGGGTGGTCGACGAGGACGGCACCGTGCTGGCCGAGCACGACGCGGCGTACGCGTTCACCGTCGGCCAGCGCCGCGGCCTGCGCCTCGGCCGGCCGGCCGACGACGGCAATCCCCGCTACGTGCTGTCCATCGAACCCGTGAGCCGCACCGTGACCGTCGGCCCCCGCGACCGGCTGTCGGTCGCGCACATCGAGGGCACCCAGCCGCGGTGGTGCGGCCCGGCGCCGACCGGTCCGGTGGAGTGCCGGGCGCAGATTCGCGCGCACGGTGAGACGCTGCCCGCGCGGGCGTGGGTCGAGCACGACGTGCTCCGGGTCGAGCTGGCCGAGGCGGCCACCGGCGTCGCGCCCGGCCAGGCGGTGGTGCTCTACGCCGGCACCCGGGTGATCGGCTCGGCCACCATCTCCTCCACGGTCCCCGCTCCCGCGCACTGA
- a CDS encoding methionine synthase — MPNPIEMPWRPGSATGVGSLPYDDPLEATRVVLGELPDLPHLPELPGRGPGADMIGRACALLVELGVDLQPSGWRLVAGEGLDQRRARSTLARDLDALEELTQSYSGPLKVQFTGPVTLAAGVERPRGGRVVGDSGARRDLAQSLAEGLTVHLRELHRRVPGASLVVQLDEPSMPAVLRGSVPTASGFSRYRPVEEHEVTDLLGGVIGSIVAAGAVPIVHSCAAGTPFPLLVRAGARGLSFDLKKLGEADADPLSEAVESGVALFAGAVPALRPEEPARPAPGVAAAADGAAPRPAGPPGPTDADVARTVQAFWRRLGFAGDEVARGVVVTPSCGLAGADPAWARTAMKLAREAAAHLAS; from the coding sequence GTGCCGAACCCCATCGAAATGCCCTGGCGCCCGGGTTCCGCGACCGGCGTCGGTTCCCTGCCGTACGACGACCCGCTGGAGGCGACCCGGGTCGTCCTCGGCGAGCTGCCCGATCTCCCGCACCTGCCCGAACTGCCCGGCAGGGGCCCCGGCGCGGACATGATCGGCCGGGCGTGCGCGCTGCTGGTCGAACTCGGCGTCGACCTGCAGCCGTCCGGCTGGCGGCTGGTCGCGGGGGAGGGGCTCGACCAGCGCCGCGCGCGTTCGACGCTGGCCCGCGACCTGGACGCGCTGGAGGAGTTGACGCAGTCCTACAGCGGTCCGCTGAAGGTGCAGTTCACCGGCCCGGTGACGCTCGCCGCCGGTGTCGAACGTCCCCGCGGGGGCCGGGTGGTGGGCGACAGCGGTGCCCGCCGCGATCTCGCGCAGTCCCTGGCCGAGGGCCTGACGGTCCACCTTCGCGAGCTGCACCGCCGCGTGCCGGGTGCGTCGCTGGTGGTTCAGCTGGACGAGCCGTCGATGCCCGCGGTCCTGCGCGGATCGGTGCCGACGGCCTCCGGGTTCTCCCGCTACCGCCCGGTCGAGGAGCACGAGGTGACCGACCTGCTGGGCGGCGTGATCGGCTCGATCGTGGCTGCCGGCGCGGTGCCGATCGTGCACAGCTGTGCGGCCGGAACGCCGTTCCCGCTGCTGGTACGCGCCGGGGCGCGCGGTCTGTCGTTCGACCTGAAGAAGCTCGGGGAGGCCGACGCGGACCCGTTGTCGGAGGCGGTGGAGAGCGGAGTGGCGTTGTTCGCCGGCGCCGTTCCCGCGCTGCGGCCCGAGGAACCTGCCCGGCCCGCTCCGGGCGTCGCGGCCGCCGCGGACGGCGCTGCGCCTCGCCCGGCGGGCCCGCCGGGACCCACCGACGCCGACGTGGCCCGGACGGTGCAGGCGTTCTGGCGGCGGCTGGGGTTCGCCGGGGACGAGGTCGCGCGCGGTGTCGTGGTCACGCCCTCGTGCGGGCTCGCCGGCGCCGACCCGGCCTGGGCGCGGACGGCGATGAAGCTCGCCCGGGAGGCGGCCGCGCACCTGGCGAGCTGA